A window of Roseobacter fucihabitans genomic DNA:
GCACCCATGCGCGCAGGCGGATCAAAGGCGACTATTTCGACATCGACCGCGCGCATGCCCCCTGCCAACTCAACGCGCACGTGCCATTTCAGGCCCGCACCGGGACCCACCGGGTCGTCCATCCGCGCTACATCCGCGCCGCGCCGCCGCAGCGCAGCTTCAAGCGCGTCAAACTCAGATAACATTGCAAAAACAACAGCAATCGGCGCATCGATCTCCTGTTGCGTGGAAAATTTCATATCAACGTCAGCCTTTCATGCCCGACCCAATGTCCGGTTAATCCAGCCTGTCTGCAAGCCAGTTTTCCAACAGGAAATGCGCAATCGCGCCCTTGCGCGCGGGCAGGATTTTGGGGTGATCGCCGGCAAAAACCTGCATCATATCCTCGCGGCTGATCCAGAGCGCGTCTTCGATCTCCACCGGATCAATCGTGATTTCATCACTGAGCGCCACGCCCGCACAGCCAAACATCAAGGACGCCGGAAACGGCCAGGGCTGGCTCGCCAGATAGCTGACCTGCCCGATACGCACACCCGATTCCTCGAACACTTCACGCCTGACCGCCGCCTCCAGGGTCTCCCCCGGCTCCACAAAACCCGCCAAAAGCGAGTACATCCCCTCCGGCCACCCCGGCGACCGCCCCATCAGGACGTTGTTGCCATGGGTAATCAGCATGATCACCACCGGATCTGTGCGCGGGAAATGGGAGGCACCACAGGCCGGGCATTTGCGCTGCCAGCCGCCTTGAGTGATCTGAGACTTTTCGCCGCACCTGGCACAAAACCCATGACTTTCGTGCCAGCCAAAGACCGCCTTGCCCGTCGCCGCCAGCTCCGCTTCGCGCGGCGTCAGCCAGGTCATGACCCGGCGCAATTCGGCAAATACCATCGTTTCGGGCAATTCGGGGTGATGCTGCTCGGACGGGTCCAGAAAGCCGCCAAGGCTCTCGGCATCCAGATCATCCGGCTCCCAGGCAGACAGATCACAGGCGAAACGCGCGGCTCCGTCTTCCTTGCCCAGATAGATGCCTTCCAGGCTGGCTTGGGCCAATACCGGATGATCCATCGGCAACAGCGCAAGGCTGGCCGGGTTTTCATTTTTGATCAAAGGCTTGCCACGCCAGAACAGAATAGCACGGGCCGCCGGGTGGCGCGCGGCTGCCGCAAGCGCATCCGCATCATCACGCAGCGCGCCGTCCCGGTCCAAAGCGGAGCCCCCAAATGTAACCGTTTCCGCGTGTTTCATATCATCCTCCGCTTGGCGGAGAACTGGCACGCACCCTGTGATCTTGCAAGTTCAAAGCATCATCGCGTGATCTCTGCCCTTGCCAACCCCTGCGTGATCTGTTGGAAATCAACTCGTGTATTAGTTGATAAGCAACCTTTGAGGAAATGACCAAGATCGCCTTCGCATCTGATCCCAATACCACAGACGCAACATTGACGTTGCGACTCTTGGCGACGAGCGATCTTCATATGCAGTTGATTGCCTATGACTACGCGAATGATCGCACCACGTCGGGTGACAGCCTTGCACGACTGGCAAGCGTCATACGTCAGGCCAGATCGGAAGCCCAAGTCGCAAATGCAATTTGCCTGCTGGTGGACAATGGCGACACGCTTCAGGGCACACCTTTGGGGGGGTATCTGGTCGATCATCCGGTCGCCGCGCACCCCATGATCGCCGCGATGAACGCGCTTGGATATGACGCCCTTGGTATTGGGAACCATGATTTCGATCATGGGTTGGATCATCTCTCGCACTGCCTCGCACAGTCGAAGGCACCGGTTCTTTGCGCTAATCTGCGATCTGGCAAACTGCCGATGGTGCAGGGGTTCACGGTACTGGAACGGAGTTGCACAACCTCTCTGGGTGTCGCGCACACCCTGCGCATCGGCATCGTATCCGTTTTGCCGCAACAGACCGCAGCGTGGAATCGCCATCAGCTGGAAGGACAGGCGGAGGTGGACCCGCCCCTGCCCGCTCTCAGCGCTGCCGTGGCGGCTGCGAGAGCTGCGGGTGCAGATGTCATCATCGTCCTTGCTCATATGGGTATTGCTCAATTTGATGAGGGCGAGGATGCCCAGAATCAGATCGCCGAAGTTGCAAGGGTCAAGGGCGTCGACGCCGTTGTCGCCGGGCACACACACTTGCGATTTCCCGGCCCCGATCATGGTGATGTCACGGGAATCGACTGCGACACTGGCATGATCGGTGATGTTCCGGTTGTCATGCCCGGTTGCAGCGCATCCGAACTCGGTGTGATTGATCTGAGCCTCAGCCAAACAGGCCCGCAAACCGGTTGGCGCATTTGCGCACGCGCGTCGGTCTTGCGCAAGCCAGACGGCGCATCCGCGACCGATCGCACCATCGAAACTCTGGTGCAGGACGCGCATGACAAGACCCGCGCGCACCTGCGCCAACCGGTGGCGGCGCTGTCGCGCCCCATGCACAGCTATTTTGCCCTGGCGCAACCGAGCCCCATCCCCGCGATGATCGCGGCAGCAAAAAGGCTGGCGATTGAGCGCGCCGTTGCAGGCACCGAAATGGCGCAACTCCCGCTGCTCGCAGCGGTGGCGACCACGGCGACAGGCGGCTTCGACGGGCCGGAGAATTTTGTCTCACTGCCCGCAGGACAGTTGGAAAGACGCCATATCGCGGGCCTCATTCCTTACGCGAATCAGGTTTGGGCGGTCAGGGCCTCTGGGGCCCGCCTGCGGGATTGGCTGGAACGCTCCGCCTTGCTGTTCAATGTATTATGTCGCGATGTTCCCGATCAGATGCTGGTCGACCCAAAGGTACCGGGTTTTCGGTTCGACGCGATCTATGGGCTGACCTATCAGATTGATCTGGCGTCGCCACCCCGCTTTGACGCAGCGGGCCGCGCCATCAGCGGGGCGGCGGGGCGCGTGCGTGATATCCGCTGGCAGGGGGCACCGCTTGATCCCGATCAGGAGTTTTTGGTTGCCGTAACCGATCACCGCGCGGGCGGGGGCGGCGCATTTCGCGCTTTCAATGACGCGGACACGATGGTGCGCGATGAACTCGCTCTGGATCAGGCGCTGATCGACTACCTCAAGGACCCCGACTGCGCCGTCGAGCCGGCATGTGACCCGTGGCATTTCAAATCGGGCACGGGAATGAGCGCGTTTTTGCACACGGCACCGGATGCCCTCAATCATCTAGGCGATATTGCGAGGATGCGCCCGGAGGCTTGCGGCTATTCCGCGGATGGTTTCATCAGACTGCGCCTGCATCTTTAGCCCAGAGGCTTGCGTCCCGGCGCGCCCTTGCCTATATCCAGCCTTGAGAGGTTGGCGCGGGCGAGCGCCTCGCCAACCCGGTCAGAGCCGGAAGGCAGCAGCCGTAACGAGCCCCGCTTGGGTCGTTGTCCAGCCTCTCACCCGCCTCTCATCCATTGGCTTTGTCCTGGATCGCCACGACATCCGCAGCGAGATGACATCACCAAGATGTCGCCCCTTTGCTGGCAAGCACGCGCCATCCGGCAAGCCATGCGGGCACCGCCGGACCTGGGCCCCCTCTCCGCTAACCGCGCAATCGAACCTTGATCGGCTTCCCGCGCCAAAAAAATCCAATGACCGCCCATTTCCCAGGGGCTTTTGATCTTGCGGAACTGTCCCGCAGGCATCGATGTACAGGTGGATCAGATACCAAAAACACCGCCTCTGCTAGGATGACTGGTTGCCAAATACGCTATCCGGCTCCTCCTCAACCAACAGGTCGGGGTCAATGCAACCTGTTCAATGCCACCGCAGCTTCCAGATACCTTGAACCTTACCGCTTGCATCTCATCGCCGACGCGCCATCTAATTCTGCATGTCCAAAAGCAATGAAATGGCCAAAGAGCGCACCCATTGGGCCGAAGACCGCACGGTTCTGGCAAATGAACGTACTTTCGCAGGGTGGATGCGGACCGGCATGGCCTGCGTGGCGATTGCCCTCGGGCTTCGGGCTCTTTTTGCCCCGTTTGAACCGGATTGGGTGCCAAAATTTGTGTCATCCCTGTTCATATGTATTGCCGTCTTCACTTTCTGGGCGGCCCGCCGTCAGGCATGCGCAACCCTAAAAAGGTTGGATCAACATGATGCACAGGCGCAACCGACGCTCTATTTTACCATATTGAGCCTGACGCTGAGCCTCGCATCGCTGGCGACGGGCGGTATTCTTTTGTGGCTCTAGTTTACGTCCTTGGGCGGGGCGCATACCCTGAGGGTTGAACATCGAATCCCCTGCCACAAGGCCATTGCATGAGCGATACGGAAAAAACTCAATATCAGGTGTTGGCGCGCAAGTACCGGCCGGAGACATTTGCCGACCTTGTGGGCCAGGACGCGATGGTGCGCACGCTGAAGAACGCCTTTGAGGCGGATCGGATCGCGCAGGCTTTCGTGATGACGGGTATCCGTGGGACCGGCAAAACGACCACGGCGCGGATCATTGCGAAGGGCATGAATTGCATCGGAACGGATGGTGCCGGCGGGCCGACAACCGATCCCTGTGGGGTCTGTGAGCATTGCACCGCGATCATGGAGGGACGTCATGTCGATGTGATGGAAATGGATGCCGCCTCCAACACCGGCGTGGCCAATATCCGCGAAATCATCGATTCCGTGCATTACCGGGCCGCGTCAGCGCGATACAAAGTCTATATCATCGATGAAGTGCATATGCTGAGCACCGGGGCCTTCAACGCGCTTTTGAAGACGCTCGAAGAGCCGCCCGCCCATGTGAAGTTCATTTTTGCCACCACAGAAATCCGCAAAGTGCCGGTGACGGTTCTGTCGCGGTGCCAGCGGTTTGACCTGCGCCGGATCGAGCCGGAAGTGATGATTGCCCTGATGCGCAAGATCGCGACATCTGAAGGGGCCGAGATTGCCGAAGATGCATTGGCGCTGATCGCGCGGGCGGCGGAAGGGTCGGCGCGCGATGCCACGTCGCTTCTGGATCAGGCCATCAGCCATGGGGCTGGTGAGACCAGCGCGCTTCAGGTGCGTGCCATGCTCGGGTTGGCGGACCGGGGGCGTGTGCTCGACCTGTTCGATATGATCCTGAAGGGCGATGCGGCGGGGGCTTTGAGCGAATTATCCGCACAATACGCCGAAGGGGCGGACCCGATGGCGGTGCTGCGTGATCTGGCCGAGATTACTCATTGGGTGTCGGTTGTAAAAATCACGCCGGAGGCTGCGGAAGACCCCACCGTTTCGCCGGATGAGCGCAACCGGGGGCTGGCCATGGCCGAAGCCTTGCCGATGCGTGTTCTGACGCGGTTGTGGCAGATGCTGCTCAAGGCCCTGGACGAGGTGGCAAGCGCGCCAAATGCCATGATGGCCGCAGAAATGGCGATCATCCGGCTGACGCATGTGGCCGATTTGCCCAGTCCGGAAGAGTTGGTGCGTAAACTGCAAGGCGCAACGCCTCCCTCGACGCCTGCGCCCGGTCGCAGCGGTGGGGAACCTGCACAGGGTGCAGGCGCGCGTGCCGCGGGCGGGGGGGCCTCGGCTATCGCCTCGGCCCGCACCAACGCAAGCGGGGGTGGTGGCGCGGCGACCGCGCAGGCGCTTGATGTGGATGCGTCCCTCGCCAGATATCCAACCTTTGAGCATGTGGTTGAGTTGATCCGCGCGAAAAAGGATGAAGTCTTGCGGCTCCATGTGGTGCAATATGTGCGGCTTGTAAGCTATCAGCCTGGCCGGATTGAATTTGAGCCCACAAGTAATGCACCCAAAGACCTGTCGCAGCGGTTGGGAAGGCAATTGCAGAACTGGACAGGAAACCGATGGGCCATTTCCGTCGTCAGCGAAGGTGGCGGCAAGACAATTGATGAGATCGAAAACGCGCAGAAATATGCGCTCGAAGCGAAGGTCAATGAGCACCCTCTGATGCAGGCGGTCTTGGCGCAATTTCCCAAAGCCACAATCAAGGACATCCGCACGCCCGATCAGATCGCCGCCGCCGCCGTGCAGGAGGCCTTGCCGGAAGTCGAGGATGAATGGGACCCTTTCGAGGATCGATGAGCGCAATTACGCGCGCCTCTTGCCCCAAGCGGGCCTAACCCGCATATAACCGTTAACAGAAATACGAAAAAGGACGACAGGATGCTCAAAGGATTAGGTGGTCTCGGCGATATGGCCGGTATGATGAAGAAGGCCCAGGAGATGCAGGGCAAGATGGCTCAGTTACAAGAAGATATGGCCAGCCTGATGGTCGAAGGGTCGTCGGGCGCCGGTCTGGTAAAAGCCACCTGCACCGCGAAAGGCGAGCTGAAGACGCTGGATATTGATCCGTCGATTTTCAACGGAGATGACAAGGAAGTCGTGGAGGATTTGATCCTTGCCGCGATCAAGGATGCACAGACAAAGGCCTCCGAACGTGCACAGCAAGAGATGGCGAAACTGACCGAAGGGCTGGGATTGCCCGCCGATATGAAGCTGCCGTTTTAAGCCGCGTGTTGAATAGGGCGCGCGGGCAGGCGCGCCGGAGCCCGCGCGTATGAGCAGCACCAAGGACATCGACGCCCTGATTGATCTGATGGCGAAGCTGCCAGGCCTTGGGCCGCGCTCGGCCCGGCGCGCGGTGCTGCACCTCATTCGCAAACGCAGCCTGCTGCTCACGCCGCTGGCGGATGTCATGCAGACCGTCGCCGCCACGGCGCGCGAATGCCTCAATTGCGGCAACGTAGGCACGCTGGATGTCTGTGACATCTGCACCTCAGAAAAGCGCGCCAATGGCGAATTATGTGTGGTGGAGGATGTCGCCGACCTCTGGGCGATGGAGCGGTCGGGCGTGTTCAAAGGGCGGTATCATGTGCTGGGCGGCACTCTTTCCGCGCTTGATGCGATCGGCCCGCAGGAGTTGCGCATCCCGCGCCTGATCGACCGGGTGCCGTCGGAAAATATCACCGAGGTGATCCTCGCGCTCAACGCCACCATCGACGGGCAAACCACCGCGCATTACATCGCCGATCAGCTTGAGGATCAGGTACGCCTGACCTCACTGGCGCAAGGCGTCCCCATCGGGGGAGAGCTGGATTATCTGGACGACGGCACAATTACCGCCGCCATGCGGGCACGAAAACCGCTCTAATCAGGCTCAGGTATAAGCCGCATCCACGATGATCTCGACCTTCAACTCGGGACGCGCCAGTTTGGCTTCGCCGCAAGCGCGTGCGGGCGCGTAACCCTCGGGCACCCAGGCATTCCAGACCTCGTTCAAACCGGCAAAGTCACTCATATCGGCAAGCCAGATGGTGGCACGCAGCATGTGTTCACGTGAAGACCCCGCCTGGATCAACAAAGCGTCCAACCGACGCAGACACTCTTCGGTCTGCGCCTGGATCGTCTCGCCTTCGCCCACCTGACCGGTGATATAGGCCACACCCTGATGTTTTACGATCTTCGAGGATCTGACACCGGTTTCAATACGTTCGATCATGTTGGGTTCCTTGCGCTGGGTCATGTTGCGCTTGAATGACGCGAAACCGCGCAGAGCACAAGGCGGCATCACGACCCCTCAAATGCAAATGGCCGCCTGCCCCTCCCGAAGCAGACGGCCCTTTTCCACCGCGATAGGGTCTCGTTTACAAAACGACCACGTCAAGAGGTGGAAACCCGTTGAAGCCGATCGACGAATAGCTGGAGGTATAGGCCCCACAATTGCGGATCACGATACGGTCGCCATCCCGCAAGGCCAAAGGCAATTGCACAGGGCGTTTTTCGTAGAGGATGTCGGCGCTGTCGCAAGACGGACCGGCAAGCACGCAGGGGCCTGTTTCACCCCCATCATGGCGGGTGATGAATTGATAGCGGATCGCTTCGCCTTCGGTTTCGGCCAGCCCGGAAAAACGCCCCACATCAAGGTAAACCCAGCGATGCAAATCATCCTCGGACTTGCGCGACACCAACATCACTTCGGCCACGATATGCCCGGCTTCGGCCACCATGCCACGACCCGGTTCCGCCATGATCTGCGGCACATCGCCGAAACGGGCGCGGATCGCCCCCATCACAGCCGCCGCATAGGCGCGGGGGGCCTGTATCGTCTGGCCATAAAACGCCGGAAAACCGCCGCCGATATTGAGCAATTGCAAATCGTGGCCCGCAGCGCGCGCGGCGTGCCAAAGCGGTGCGATCTGATCCAGAACCGGGTTCCAGAACGCGGCCTCGCGGGTTTGCGAGCCCACGTGGAAGGATAGCCCGTAGGGTTGCAGGCCAACGGCCACGGCATGATCGAGCAAAGCTGGCAGGGAAGAGGCAGAACATCCGAATTTCCGGCTAAGCGGCCAGTCGGCAAGCGCGTTTTCGACGATCAGACGCACGTAGACCCGCGCGCCGGGCGCGTGTTTGGCGATCTTGTCGAGCTCTGCCTCGGAGTCGGCGGCAAAGAGGGTCACGCCCGCGCTGTGGGCAAAGGCGATGTCGGAGGCACGTTTGATGGTGTTCCCGAAGGAGATCGAGGACGCCTTGGCACCCTGCCCCAGGCAAAGCTCGATTTCCTGACGCGAGGCGGCGTCGAAACCGGAACCCTTCTTGACCAATGTGCGAATGATTTCCGGTGCCGGGTTCGCCTTGACCGCGTAATGGATGTGCGCTTGACCGAGGCCCGCTTGCAGCGTGTCATATTGCGCGGCGACGCGGTCCCGGCTGATGACCAGGGTGGGTTTGTCAAAACCGTTCGCAGCGATGAAGGCGGCGGCGGCATCGGCGAATACGGGAGCGGCGGCGCGTAATGCGCCGGGGATTGTAGCGTTCATGGTCATCTCCAAAGAGCAGGTGGGGCGTAAACCCCAGAAGTCGTTTCAAGAGACGTTACCGTCGCTACATAAACGCGGGTCAGTCGGAAACCGACCGGCCAGAGGCGCGTGCGTTGGCGTCTGTGAATCGGCGTTTATCCTCTTTGAAGATTCGCGCAAGTGTTTTTTTGCTGCATTTTTAGGGATGTGATCAAAGCTGGCAATTTAGGTATGACCCAACCTAATACGAGTCACCTTCGCAGGCTTGCGCAAATGCCTGAAAAGCGGACAGGTTTCCCGTTCGTTTGTCTTGATGATGCCAATCGCCGTTTTGGATGGTTGTTGTTGGAAATGGCAAAAACCAACCTCGGCCAAGCGGCACCCCACTCCCTATGCCCTTGTAGTCGCAGCTTTGCTTTGTGCATGGTTTGGCCACAACATACCGACCCATGTCGTATTTGAGGCCACTGGCTCTAATTCTAGACGTTGAACGCATATTTTCGCGACAGCGCTGCATAACTGCAACGGTTCTGGGGCCGCGATGTGACCCGCTCAGTCGATGTGTTTTTTTCGTCGTGATCTGGTCCGTGCCGATGCCTCCTGCCGGTTTTCGTTTCACTCAGCGCTGTCGTTGCCGATCTCGAGAATGTGACAGCTGTGGTGAGCTGATCGGGCAAGGCAGTGGTCATTTTAGCGTCACAAAAGACAATTGCCCATTCGCGGCAACTGAGGTTGGTGATGATAAGCACGCTGATGCGCGCGTAGAGCTTGCGCAGAAGCTGAACAGCGCGCCCGCTTTGCGGTTGGACCACCGCCGGATCATGCCGCCGGTCATAAAGCTCTCGGGCAGGGCTGTCGCCGAACAACCGAACACGCACAAATCATGCCAGGGGGCTTCACACAGCATCCATGGGGCGGCAGAGGCTTAGGACGCACATTTCCATTGGAAATTCCACGCGCGGGATGGGCGTTTGCAACACATAGGCTCGCACCTGAAAACGCCCTGATATGTGGTAGCTTGAAAGGGGCGAGCCGAAACTCAACGCGCTCACCGTCGATAGGGGAGGTTTCCGTTAAAAAAACCATTGGGTTTTGTGCTTTGAGGTTAAGCACGGCGCATATTTTGTGGAGCAATGAGAGGCGGCAGCCGCCGGACCATTGGGGCCGTGTTGGGAGGCTCGAGCTTCGCGGGATTCGAGCCGGTTTTGGGCGATTGCTGCGAGGTGAAAGCGTCTTGGACCGCTTCGCGCCAATCGAACTGGAATACCCCGTCTTATGCCTTTGAACACGCGCCCCTCGGATATGATAGCAAGACCGTTAAAAGCTATGTTGAGAGGGCTTTACAGGCACCGTGTTAGGGGCGCTTGCGGCCTAGCGGCGCGTTTGACCCCACGCATCACAAAGCGCCCCCCCTTCAGCGCGTGTTGCAACGGTCCCTAGGTATCGCGCGCCGATCTTTGGAGTTTACTGGTGCTGGCCGTGAGCGGATGGCAGCACAGGGAATAGGACAATGAGCGCGGCACTGGGACGATTCGACTTCAGCTTCCAGCCCTCACCGGATCACGAGCGCATTGACACGCTCGCCCAGCTCGACTTCATGACGACACAATGGCCCACTGCGGGCATCCGATCGAGTATTTACAAAATAGAGAGATGTCTTCCGCGACCCCGCCGTCGCAACCGCGCTGCTCAATCGCCTGCTTCATCACGCCGTCGTCGTCCAGATTGACGGAGCCCATTACCGGATGCGGGCCCACTCGGATCTGATCCCGGAACATGCCCCCACAAACGCTCAATAACACCGCCGCCCACCCGAAAAATGGCACTGCAAGTCACATCAACAGCTGACAGCCGAAACCGCCGAACTGGGAAAATTTGAACTCCCGTTCACGGCGGAATACTTGCTCGCCAGCCGAGGCCATGATGCAGATCGGCTCCGCGAAGCCTATCAACAAAGCGCCATCTGACACCGGCACCGAAATACTTTCTTTAGAACTCAAAAATATCTCAAATAATTAATAACAGCAACTCTGGCACTAAACCACGACCGCCTTTTATGGTTACCGCCTATGGTGCAAGTTGTTTTTGACGCTGTAAGCATGTGATTGAGTGCGGTCTTCTATCAGGCCTTTGAGTGCGGCACTTCAGCAGCCGCTGGCCGGTATGGTGATCTGCGGATCAGGTCCAAATCTGACGTACGAGCTTTGCTGCTCAGCCGGTAGTCTTGGTTTTCCTAATCCAGGTCTATTCGATCAATTTGCCCATTCAGGTCATCGACTTCTCACACCTCCTTCACCGACGTCAGATTGCTGTGCGCAGAGCTAGCGTCATACTGCTGCTGCCGCCTGCGTCGGATCTCTGTAATCTTCATTATGCGTCATCATGGCCCAGATCGCGCGCGCCATTTTGTTTGCCAATGCGATTGCCACCAGCATCCGAGGCTTTCTCTCTAACATTCGCGCCAGCCACGAGCCTGGCCGGATCGACTTGCGTCCAAGCCAGTTGAGCCGCATCATTGCTCCAATGATCAAAAGCCGGCGAATGTCAGCCTGCCCTGCTTTTGAGATCCGCCCAAGCCGGGCCTTGCCGCCTGAGGAATGTTGACGGGGCACCAAACCAAGCCAGGCGGCAAAATCCCGCCCACATTTAAAACTGCTCATCGGCGGAGCAAAAGCTTCAATAGCTAACGCCGTTAGAGGTCCAACGCCTGGCATCGTCTGTAATTGCCGGGTTAAATCCGCATTCTTTGACAGGACCTTGGCTTTCTTCGTTTTGGCTTCAATTCGGGCTGTCTTCTCGGCGATCTGTAAAATGAGATCTCGGCACGCTTCAAGGGCCAGTTCAGGTAGCTCTCCGTTCGATCCCTCAAGGGTGGCCTCGATACGCTTGAGGTTCGCAATGCCTAGCGGAAAAACATGGCCATATTCATACATCACCGCCCGAAGAGCATTCACCAATTCTGTCCGATGGCGAACAAGGCGTTCTCTGGCTCGGAACAATACCGCCCGGGCCTGCTGCTCTTGTGTTTTAGGCTCGACAAAGCGCATCTCAGGGCGCTGTGCTGCAATCACAATGGCTTCTGCGTCCGCCGCATCATTCTTCTGCCGCTTTACGAAGGGCTTTACATACTGAGGAGCAATTAACTTTACCCTATGTCCAAATTTTACCATCTGACGAGCCCAGTAGTGAGCACCACCACAGGATTCCAGAACCACTACACAAGGTGGGTGATCTGCCATAAATTTATGAAACTGCGGTCGCGAGAGCTTCTTTCGAAACTTGACCTCCCCAGTCATAGATGCTCCGTGAACTTGGAGCACATTCTTTGCTAAATCCACCCCGATCATAGTATCTTTCATCCTGCCGCCCTTTCCGTATTGTGAGTTTCAACACCACATATTGGCACATTGCGATGCCGTCTGGGGAGGGCGGCAACCATCCCGTCTGGCGTCGGTAGGATTGGTGATATGCTGTTCCAGATACTGAAGTACGATGTCTTTGGTCCCTCTCGGGATCATGCTGCGCATGACCCTGTCGGGCAATGGATGGCACCGTTGGTGGTTGAAAAGTACCCACGGCCCCAAAAGTGCCTGCCCCAATAGCGTTTTTTGAGATGGGGGAACCCTTGCTGTATTTTGTGGGACGACCTGCCCTTCATCAGCCGTACCAGATCACTGATTGCCAGTTTCGGTGGGACCGACACGAACATATGAACGTGATCGCTCGACAAAACGCCCTTGATGATCTCGACGCCGCTCTGCGCACAAACCTGGCGGAAGATATCACGGACCCGCAAGCGCAACAGGCCGCACAGTACCTTGAACCGGTATTTCGTCGACCAGACCAGGTGATATCTGTGATAGTAAACGCAATGTTTGCCGGTCGAGTATTGCATGTTCTTATCCTCCCCGGAAATGAGCCTTAAGACCTGCGACGGCTCATTTCTGGGGAGGATAAGATCATAAGACGATTCTTCGTGCTAAAGCACTCCCGTCTGGAAGACGGGGGGTTTAGACCAATAAGTGGATACTAAATTCTACGCCTAACACCTAAAAAACGCCATTTGAGTCGGATATGCTCATAAATCTTGATTCCCAAAACCAGATTTTTGCGCTAGTGTCAGACAAAATAAAAAAGAGCGAGAGGCAGATGAGCAGAACTCTTCGCGCGATGACACTGGTTTTATTGGTCGCCTCTTGCGGGGGTGGACAGGGAACTGCGCCGCGTCACCTTGACGATGCGTGCAGAATTGCCAGCGAGCGCCCAGAATACCTTAAGGCATTCCGAAAAACGGAACGGAAATGGGGCGTACCCGTTCACGTACAAATGGCGACGATGCATCAGGAAAGTAAGTTCATTTCCAACGCCCGAACGCCTCAAAAATACGCATTGGGTGTGATTCCGATGGGTCGGGTATCAACGGCTTATGGGTATGCTCAGGCGCTGGACGGCACCTGGGATGATTACAAGAAAGCAACCGGCAAACGATTCGCCCGCCGCGACCGCATCCGGGATGCGTCTGATTTCATGGGCTGGTAT
This region includes:
- a CDS encoding type III PLP-dependent enzyme; its protein translation is MTMNATIPGALRAAAPVFADAAAAFIAANGFDKPTLVISRDRVAAQYDTLQAGLGQAHIHYAVKANPAPEIIRTLVKKGSGFDAASRQEIELCLGQGAKASSISFGNTIKRASDIAFAHSAGVTLFAADSEAELDKIAKHAPGARVYVRLIVENALADWPLSRKFGCSASSLPALLDHAVAVGLQPYGLSFHVGSQTREAAFWNPVLDQIAPLWHAARAAGHDLQLLNIGGGFPAFYGQTIQAPRAYAAAVMGAIRARFGDVPQIMAEPGRGMVAEAGHIVAEVMLVSRKSEDDLHRWVYLDVGRFSGLAETEGEAIRYQFITRHDGGETGPCVLAGPSCDSADILYEKRPVQLPLALRDGDRIVIRNCGAYTSSYSSIGFNGFPPLDVVVL
- a CDS encoding IS110 family transposase, producing MKDTMIGVDLAKNVLQVHGASMTGEVKFRKKLSRPQFHKFMADHPPCVVVLESCGGAHYWARQMVKFGHRVKLIAPQYVKPFVKRQKNDAADAEAIVIAAQRPEMRFVEPKTQEQQARAVLFRARERLVRHRTELVNALRAVMYEYGHVFPLGIANLKRIEATLEGSNGELPELALEACRDLILQIAEKTARIEAKTKKAKVLSKNADLTRQLQTMPGVGPLTALAIEAFAPPMSSFKCGRDFAAWLGLVPRQHSSGGKARLGRISKAGQADIRRLLIIGAMMRLNWLGRKSIRPGSWLARMLERKPRMLVAIALANKMARAIWAMMTHNEDYRDPTQAAAAV
- the tnpA gene encoding IS200/IS605 family transposase, with the translated sequence MQYSTGKHCVYYHRYHLVWSTKYRFKVLCGLLRLRVRDIFRQVCAQSGVEIIKGVLSSDHVHMFVSVPPKLAISDLVRLMKGRSSHKIQQGFPHLKKRYWGRHFWGRGYFSTTNGAIHCPTGSCAA
- a CDS encoding lytic transglycosylase; the encoded protein is MSRTLRAMTLVLLVASCGGGQGTAPRHLDDACRIASERPEYLKAFRKTERKWGVPVHVQMATMHQESKFISNARTPQKYALGVIPMGRVSTAYGYAQALDGTWDDYKKATGKRFARRDRIRDASDFMGWYMVTSRSKNGIPLTDTRNQYLAYHEGHTGYARGSYNRKSWLLNVANKVDQRADVYQAQLATCNLRR